A genomic stretch from Candidatus Amarolinea dominans includes:
- the rplS gene encoding 50S ribosomal protein L19: MTNTLMLSVEQEQLRSDMPALRIGDTVKVHQRIIEGNRERVQIFQGVIMRLQGGSGVNSSFTVRRIASHGIGVERTFLSHSPRLDKIEVLRHSKVRRAQLYFLRERRGKSARLRELRD, translated from the coding sequence ATGACGAATACTTTGATGCTTTCAGTAGAGCAAGAACAACTGCGCAGCGACATGCCGGCGCTGAGAATCGGTGACACGGTCAAGGTGCATCAGCGCATCATCGAAGGCAACCGCGAGCGTGTGCAGATTTTTCAGGGCGTCATCATGCGCCTGCAGGGCGGCAGCGGTGTCAATTCATCGTTCACCGTACGCCGCATTGCATCGCACGGCATTGGCGTCGAGCGCACGTTCCTGTCGCACTCGCCCCGCCTGGACAAGATCGAAGTCCTGCGGCACAGCAAGGTGCGCCGTGCCCAGCTTTACTTCCTACGTGAGCGCCGCGGCAAGTCCGCCCGCCTGCGTGAGCTGCGCGACTAG
- a CDS encoding ribonuclease HII, with translation MPDLSEETQLWQLGYGTVAGLDEVGRGALAGPVVAAAVVLPILSDVPPALAEVNDSKQLSTRQRQRLAVAIHRVARGVGVGYVAAAEIDRIGIVPATRQAMQLALAQLHALGMPADFLLIDFLTLELPVPQKGIVRGDSCSLSIAAASIVAKVTRDRWLTALHDTFPAYDFAHNKGYGTPAHLRALATVGPCPEHRLSFRRVLPTPQPPATWAAEQQA, from the coding sequence ATGCCTGACCTGAGCGAAGAAACCCAGCTCTGGCAACTGGGCTACGGCACCGTGGCCGGGCTGGATGAGGTGGGCCGCGGGGCGCTGGCCGGGCCGGTGGTCGCAGCCGCCGTGGTCTTGCCCATCCTAAGCGATGTGCCGCCGGCGCTGGCTGAGGTCAATGACTCCAAGCAGTTGAGTACACGCCAACGGCAGCGCCTGGCCGTCGCCATTCACCGGGTTGCGCGTGGTGTAGGTGTCGGTTATGTGGCCGCCGCTGAGATTGACAGGATTGGCATCGTGCCGGCAACCCGGCAAGCGATGCAGCTCGCGCTCGCACAATTGCATGCCCTCGGCATGCCAGCCGATTTTCTGTTGATTGATTTCTTGACCCTGGAGCTTCCGGTGCCACAAAAAGGAATTGTCAGAGGGGACAGTTGCTCGCTCTCGATTGCCGCGGCCTCGATCGTGGCCAAGGTCACGCGCGACCGCTGGCTGACCGCTCTGCACGACACCTTTCCGGCCTACGATTTTGCGCACAACAAGGGCTATGGCACGCCTGCGCACTTGCGAGCGCTGGCCACCGTCGGTCCATGTCCTGAGCACCGACTGAGCTTTCGTCGCGTGCTGCCAACGCCCCAACCGCCGGCAACTTGGGCGGCAGAGCAGCAGGCATGA
- a CDS encoding YraN family protein, producing MTTARQGLGARGELLAAAELQRQGYTIRATNWRCRFGEIDLVGEDAGVLAFVEVRTRRGAAFGTPEESVTPAKQARLVATAQTYVQTTGWTGAWRIDVVAIVLDHAGHLQRITVLQNVVGE from the coding sequence ATGACCACCGCACGCCAGGGGCTGGGCGCTCGCGGTGAATTATTGGCGGCCGCCGAACTGCAACGCCAGGGTTACACGATTCGAGCCACCAACTGGCGCTGCCGTTTTGGCGAAATTGACCTGGTGGGGGAGGATGCCGGCGTCCTGGCTTTCGTCGAAGTGCGTACCCGGCGCGGCGCCGCCTTCGGCACACCCGAAGAATCGGTCACGCCCGCCAAGCAGGCGCGCCTGGTTGCCACCGCGCAGACCTATGTCCAAACCACCGGCTGGACCGGCGCCTGGCGCATTGACGTCGTCGCCATTGTGCTCGATCACGCCGGTCACCTGCAGCGCATCACGGTGCTCCAAAATGTCGTCGGAGAATGA
- the miaA gene encoding tRNA (adenosine(37)-N6)-dimethylallyltransferase MiaA, whose product MSSENETRPPDPALPPLIAVVGPTAVGKTALAIRLALALDGEIVSADSRQVYQGMDIGTAKSTAAERALVPHHLLDIAPPEQALTLAEFRDLAYQAIDDILRRGRLPFLVGGSGQYVRAVLEGWTLTAIAPDPDLRLRLEADAVRHGAAALHERLAVLDPVAAAAIDGRNVRRVIRALEVCLTSTQPISQLQTRQPPPYRVWQVGLQRPVADLYARLDARVDAMLAQGLVAEVQQVRQRVLGLGLQATQPALTGLGYREIGQYLVGDLTLDAAVVEIKRNTRRFVRQQRNWFRATNPAIHWYEAEPDPTARILAGIHGWLTASALRADEC is encoded by the coding sequence ATGTCGTCGGAGAATGAGACACGCCCGCCCGACCCTGCCCTGCCTCCGCTGATTGCCGTGGTGGGACCGACCGCCGTGGGCAAGACGGCCCTGGCCATCCGGCTGGCGTTGGCCCTGGACGGTGAAATTGTCTCGGCTGACTCGCGCCAGGTTTACCAGGGGATGGACATTGGCACCGCCAAGTCTACCGCCGCCGAACGAGCATTGGTGCCCCATCATCTGCTGGACATCGCGCCGCCGGAGCAGGCGCTGACCCTGGCTGAGTTTCGGGACCTGGCCTACCAAGCGATTGATGATATTCTGCGCCGCGGGCGCTTGCCCTTCCTGGTGGGCGGCAGCGGCCAGTATGTGCGGGCCGTGCTGGAAGGTTGGACGCTGACCGCGATCGCGCCTGACCCTGACCTGCGCCTCCGCCTGGAAGCGGACGCGGTCCGGCACGGGGCCGCGGCGCTGCATGAACGCCTGGCTGTGCTCGATCCGGTTGCCGCGGCGGCCATAGATGGGCGCAACGTGCGCCGCGTCATTCGGGCGTTGGAAGTGTGCCTGACCAGTACACAGCCCATCAGCCAATTGCAGACGCGACAGCCGCCGCCCTATCGGGTCTGGCAGGTTGGCCTGCAGCGGCCCGTCGCTGATCTCTACGCACGCCTCGATGCGCGGGTGGATGCTATGTTGGCCCAGGGGCTGGTGGCCGAGGTGCAGCAGGTGCGCCAGCGCGTGCTCGGACTTGGCTTGCAAGCGACCCAGCCGGCGCTGACTGGCCTGGGCTACCGGGAGATTGGGCAATACCTGGTCGGTGATTTGACCCTGGATGCGGCCGTGGTGGAAATCAAACGCAACACCCGCCGCTTCGTGCGCCAGCAACGCAACTGGTTCCGCGCCACCAACCCGGCCATTCACTGGTATGAAGCGGAACCCGACCCGACGGCCCGCATCCTGGCTGGCATCCACGGCTGGCTGACCGCGAGCGCCCTGCGCGCCGATGAGTGCTGA